Proteins co-encoded in one Hymenobacter swuensis DY53 genomic window:
- the tamL gene encoding translocation and assembly module lipoprotein TamL: protein MLHHLPFFPKTNASADPRRPMRPARWGGGWGAGVSLLALLASCSGLNYIPAGSKLYTGSTVKMKSASPIPREAEITTELTSVITPKPNASILGMRPKLYLWHLGEGKTKGLGHWLANKYGEKPVLLSQVDTQKVKGLMTNRLYNNGYFQPVVHSRIQTKGQAASVDYTATVGQPYTIKEIHFPEGDSLLARAVRATESTSLLKVGDAYNLQTFTNERTRIDASLKNQGYYYFSPDYILFQVDSTLNNQVNVYLKIKAKTPERAAKPYVLNRIRLNTDYSLSDTTLAERPMNYKGYIYYPDEKVFKASAITNAVFLYPDSVYRRRRQDQTLSRLMSLGTFKYVDIGFRPARQKADSAGYGFLNSYVRMTQVPKKSLRAEVLLVSKSNGFTGPGFRIQFRNRSALRGAEQLLINVTGSFENQRLSDANTIGLTSYELGADAQLSVPRLITPPFDIRLKNSDFQPRTTFGVGVKSVTRLDAFTQQAFNLNYGYSWKTKLTNEHELRPIDIQYLRLADTSAVFSRLLQERPFLANSFRQQFVLASSYRYTYNQQALEQRRNQLYFSGGIEVAGNLAYLLSSLSGQPRVTNADGSQAYTLLSQQFSQYTKVDLELRNYFRTSSNPTSGNKFATRLLLGVGLPYQNSSVLPYLKQYGIGGPNSVRAFAARGLGPGTYRSPAASETGSFYDQVGDMRIEANAEYRQDLFPYVKGALFVDAGNIWLINKDPSRQTIDAEGNPDGKNGQFSPNTFLKELAVGAGAGLRIDVQFFVIRFDYAYPLRLPYSNTEIRSPLTNEIIYNKTSETGRFNIAIGYPF, encoded by the coding sequence ATGCTGCATCATCTGCCCTTCTTTCCGAAAACCAACGCTTCAGCTGACCCACGCCGGCCGATGCGGCCGGCCCGTTGGGGCGGGGGCTGGGGAGCGGGCGTGTCGTTGCTGGCGTTGCTGGCTTCCTGCTCCGGCCTCAACTACATTCCGGCGGGCAGCAAGCTCTACACGGGCAGCACCGTGAAAATGAAATCGGCCAGCCCTATTCCCCGGGAGGCAGAAATTACCACCGAGCTGACCTCGGTTATCACGCCCAAGCCCAATGCCTCCATTCTGGGTATGCGGCCCAAGCTGTATTTATGGCACCTCGGCGAAGGCAAAACTAAAGGGCTGGGCCACTGGCTGGCCAATAAGTACGGCGAGAAACCCGTGCTGTTGAGCCAGGTAGATACCCAGAAAGTAAAGGGCCTGATGACTAACCGGCTCTACAACAATGGCTACTTTCAGCCGGTAGTACACAGCCGCATCCAGACCAAAGGCCAGGCCGCCAGCGTAGACTATACGGCCACGGTGGGCCAGCCCTATACCATCAAGGAAATTCATTTTCCCGAGGGTGACTCGCTGCTGGCCCGCGCCGTGCGGGCCACCGAGTCTACTTCGTTGCTGAAGGTGGGCGATGCGTACAACCTGCAAACCTTTACCAATGAGCGGACCCGCATTGATGCGTCGCTCAAAAACCAGGGCTACTACTATTTCTCGCCCGATTACATCCTATTTCAGGTAGACAGCACGTTGAACAATCAGGTGAACGTGTACCTGAAAATCAAGGCAAAAACGCCCGAGCGGGCGGCTAAGCCCTACGTACTCAACCGTATCCGGCTCAATACCGACTACTCGCTGAGCGACACCACGCTGGCGGAGCGGCCCATGAACTACAAGGGCTACATCTACTACCCCGACGAAAAGGTGTTCAAGGCCAGTGCCATTACCAACGCCGTGTTTCTGTACCCCGACAGCGTGTACCGCCGCCGCCGCCAGGATCAGACGCTGAGTCGCCTGATGAGTCTGGGTACCTTCAAGTACGTGGATATCGGGTTCCGGCCCGCCCGCCAGAAGGCCGACTCGGCGGGGTATGGCTTCCTGAACTCCTACGTGCGCATGACGCAGGTGCCCAAGAAAAGCCTGCGGGCGGAGGTGCTGCTGGTGAGCAAGTCGAATGGCTTTACCGGGCCGGGCTTCCGGATTCAGTTTCGCAACCGTTCTGCCTTGCGCGGCGCCGAGCAACTGCTGATAAACGTAACGGGTTCCTTCGAAAACCAGCGGCTGAGCGACGCCAACACCATTGGCCTGACCAGCTACGAGCTGGGGGCCGATGCCCAGCTGTCGGTGCCGCGCCTCATTACGCCGCCTTTCGACATTCGCCTGAAAAACTCTGATTTCCAGCCCCGCACCACGTTTGGCGTGGGAGTGAAATCGGTAACCCGGCTGGATGCCTTCACCCAGCAGGCTTTCAACCTGAATTACGGTTACAGCTGGAAAACCAAGCTCACCAACGAGCATGAGCTGCGGCCCATTGACATCCAGTACCTGCGCCTGGCTGATACCAGCGCCGTATTCAGCCGCCTGCTGCAGGAGCGGCCATTTCTGGCCAACTCGTTCCGGCAGCAGTTTGTGCTGGCCAGTTCCTACCGCTACACCTACAACCAGCAGGCTTTGGAGCAGCGCCGGAACCAGCTGTACTTCAGCGGCGGCATTGAGGTGGCCGGTAACCTGGCGTATTTGCTTAGCTCACTCTCGGGCCAACCCCGCGTAACCAATGCCGATGGCAGCCAGGCCTACACGCTGCTCAGCCAGCAGTTCTCGCAATACACCAAGGTAGATCTGGAACTGCGCAACTATTTCCGCACCAGTTCCAACCCCACCAGCGGCAACAAGTTTGCCACGCGGCTGCTGCTGGGCGTGGGCCTGCCGTACCAGAACTCCAGCGTGTTGCCCTACCTGAAGCAGTATGGCATCGGGGGTCCCAACAGCGTGCGGGCCTTTGCCGCCCGGGGCCTGGGGCCGGGCACCTACCGCTCGCCGGCCGCCAGCGAAACCGGCTCCTTCTACGACCAGGTGGGCGATATGCGCATTGAGGCCAATGCCGAGTACCGCCAGGATCTGTTTCCGTATGTGAAGGGCGCTTTGTTCGTAGATGCGGGTAATATCTGGTTGATCAACAAAGACCCCAGCCGCCAGACTATTGACGCGGAAGGTAACCCCGATGGTAAGAACGGGCAGTTTTCGCCCAACACCTTCCTGAAAGAACTAGCCGTAGGTGCCGGAGCCGGCCTGCGCATTGATGTGCAGTTCTTCGTGATTCGCTTCGATTATGCCTATCCGTTGCGCCTGCCGTATTCCAACACGGAAATCCGCAGCCCTCTCACCAACGAAATCATCTACAACAAAACTTCCGAAACAGGCCGCTTCAACATTGCCATTGGCTACCCGTTCTAA